The Priestia megaterium NBRC 15308 = ATCC 14581 region TAGGCCCAGGCGACTGTTTAGCAAAAACACAGGTCTCTGCGAAGCCGCAAGGCGAAGTATAGGGGCTGACGCCTGCCCGGTGCTGGAAGGTTAAGAGGAGGGGTTATCCTTTGGGAGAAGCTCTGAATCGAAGCCCCAGTAAACGGCGGCCGTAACTATAACGGTCCTAAGGTAGCGAAATTCCTTGTCGGGTAAGTTCCGACCCGCACGAAAGGCGTAACGATCTGGGCACTGTCTCAACGAGAGACTCGGTGAAATTATAGTACCTGTGAAGATGCAGGTTACCCGCGACAGGACGGAAAGACCCCGTGGAGCTTTACTGTAGCCTGATATTGAATTTTGGTACAGCTTGTACAGGATAGGTAGGAGCCTGAGAAGCCGGAGCGCTAGCTTCGGTGGAGGCGTCGGTGGGATACTACCCTGGCTGTATTGAAATTCTAACCCGCGGCCCTGATCGGGCCGGGAGACAGTGTCAGGTGGGCAGTTTGACTGGGGCGGTCGCCTCCTAAAATGTAACGGAGGCGCCCAAAGGTTCCCTCAGAATGGTTGGAAATCATTCGTAGAGTGTAAAGGCACAAGGGAGCTTGACTGCGAGACCTACAAGTCGAGCAGGGACGAAAGTCGGGCTTAGTGATCCGGTGGTTCCGCATGGAAGGGCCATCGCTCAACGGATAAAAGCTACCCCGGGGATAACAGGCTTATCTCCCCCAAGAGTCCACATCGACGGGGAGGTTTGGCACCTCGATGTCGGCTCATCGCATCCTGGGGCTGTAGTCGGTCCCAAGGGTTGGGCTGTTCGCCCATTAAAGCGGTACGCGAGCTGGGTTCAGAACGTCGTGAGACAGTTCGGTCCCTATCCGTCGTGGGCGTAGGAAATTTGAGAGGAGCTGTCCTTAGTACGAGAGGACCGGGATGGACACACCGCTGGTGTACCAGTTGTCTTGCCAAAGGCATCGCTGGGTAGCTATGTGTGGACGGGATAAGTGCTGAAAGCATCTAAGCATGAAGCCCCCCTCAAGATGAGATTTCCCATAGCGCAAGCTAGTAAGATCCCTGAAAGATGATCAGGTTGATAGGTCAGAGGTGGAAGCGTGGCGACATGTGTAGCTGACTGATACTAATCGATCGAGGACTTAACCAAACTTTTAAAAGCGTAAGCTTTACTCAGCAAACTGTTACCTAGTTTTGAGAGAGCAATCTCTTGTCTGGTGGCGATAGCGAAGAGGTCACACCCGTTCCCATACCGAACACGGAAGTTAAGCTCTTTAGCGCCAATGGTAGTTGGGACTTTGTCCCTGTGAGAGTAGGACGTTGCCAGGCACTTGAAAAAGACTAGCTATTTTAGCTAGTCTTTTTTTGTATGTTCATTTAAGTAACAAGAAATTAAGTAAGGAATCTTTTGAGCCGTAACTTCAAGGAACCTCAAGATAAATGGGTAATCTTTCGAAGAGTATGTATGCAATAATTCATACCACCACTCTGTTTCATAACGTGAAATCATACTTAAATTATAAAGTAATAAGTAATGTGCCAACATCTCAGGGAAATATAAGCAGCTATCTTTTTCCAAAGGTGCATGCAGCGTGTTATTTTGGAAATTGTACATAAAAGGTGAACAATTATATAAACAGCTTGAAGGATCAAGAATACATACCTGATCTTCTGACAGAGACAATGATAGGTGGGAACGCTCTTTTAAAAAAGAGTAGAGCCTTTCGTGATTCATATGATAACACCGTGTAACTTGTTCAGGAATAGACAAAGAGGTAGCTGGAAGCGACCCAATAGTTGTTAAATGGGAAAATGATCCAGTTCCTAAATTTAAAAATAATGTATCTAATTCCGGTACGCACGACAACAGATAATTCATTGTATATTTACTACCTTCCAGTTGTTTCACATGAAACAATTCTTCTCCTACTTGTGAAAACAAACCGCTTTTTTGGATCTTAACTTCATCATCTAAAAAATCATAACTTTGTTTTTTTCTTTTTCGTGTTGATACTCCATGTGCTAACACCGCTGTATTTTCTGGATATACTGGGTTTTGCGTTAACAAACAGGCTTTTAACAGCTGTGACATTCCATAAAATAATAAAACTGGTTGAACTGATACAGGAGATTGTGCCGCAACTTGATAATAATTTTTACTGTGTTCCAGATAATAAATAAAGGGGTAACTGTTTTTAAAGCTATGTTGCTCTGCATCGCTATAATTCAATTTTTGATAGCGCTTTTTTAAAAAGTCTTGTACAAAAGGAACGGAGAAAAATAAATTGTAGGACGTCCAAACATCATTAAATTTATGCAATTAAATCACCTTTTCTTTTTATTAGAATTATCTGATATCTAGTGAAGTTATTGACAGGTACATATCTGCTTGTTAATCTACTAATAATATTCTGTCGTTTAAAGGAGGATTCTATAATGTGGGAAAGCAAATTTTCTAAAGAAGGCTTAACATTTGATGACGTTTTACTGGTGCCAGCAAAATCTGAGGTACTACCTAAAGACGTTGATATGAGTGTTGAACTAACAAAAACATTAAAATTAAAGGTGCCGTTCATCAGTGCAGGAATGGATACAGTTACAGAAGCTGAAATGGCTATTGCGATGGCTAGACAAGGTGGTTTAGGTATCATTCACAAAAACATGTCGATTGAACAGCAAGCAGAACAAGTTGATAAAGTAAAACGTTCTGAAAGTGGTGTTATCACGGATCCTTTCTTTTTAACTCCTGAAAACCAAGTATTTGCTGCTGAACATTTAATGGGCAAATATCGTATCTCAGGTGTGCCGATTGTCAACAACGAAGAAGAACAAAAACTAGTTGGAATCCTTACAAACCGCGACTTGCGTTTTATCCAAGATTATTCAATGCAAATTGCTGATGTAATGACAAAAGAAGAATTGGTTACTGCCCCAGTAGGAACGACTTTAGAAGAAGCAGAGAAAATTCTACAGCAATACAAAATTGAAAAGTTACCTCTTGTAGATGACAATGGCGTATTAAAAGGCCTTATCACAATTAAAGACATTGAAAAAGTAATTGAGTTTCCAAATGCAGCTAAAGATCAACAAGGTCGATTATTAGTTGGAGCAGCTGTTGGCGTAACAGCTGATTCAAACGTTCGTATCGAAAAATTAGTACAAGCTGGCGTTGATGTTATCGTTATTGATACAGCGCATGGACATTCACAAGGCGTTTTAGATACGGTAAGCAGCATTCGCGAGGCATATCCAGAGTTAAATATTATTGCTGGTAACGTAGCAACTGCTGAAGGTACAAAAGCATTAATTGAAGCAGGAGCAAACGTAGTAAAAGTAGGAATTGGACCTGGTTCAATTTGTACAACTCGTGTTGTAGCTGGTGTAGGCGTTCCACAAATTACAGCAGTATATGACTGTGCAACTGAAGCTCGTAAGCACGGTGTAGCTATTATCGCAGATGGCGGTATTAAATACTCTGGAGATATTGTAAAAGCACTTGCGGCTGGTGGACATACAGTAATGCTAGGAAGCCTTCTAGCAGGGACGACAGAAAGTCCTGGAGAAACAGAAATCTACCAGGGTAGACGCTTTAAAGTGTACCGTGGAATGGGCTCTGTAGGAGCTATGGAAAAAGGAAGTAAAGATCGATACTTCCAAGAAGATAATAAAAAATTAGTCCCAGAAGGTATCGAAGGACGTTTGCCTTACAAAGGACCTGTAGCAGATACTTTATATCAAATGATTGGCGGTTTACGCGCAGGAATGGGTTACTGTGGTTCAGCTAACTTAGAAGCGTTACGTGAACAGGCACAATTCATTCGTATGACTGGAGCAGGTTTAAGAGAAAGCCACCCACATGATGTACAAATCACAAAAGAATCTCCTAACTATTCTATGAGATAATCATGAATGCTAAAAAACACGTTTCCCTATTAGGGAAACGTGTTTTTTAAGTCATGGATCATGAATGTAACAGTACTTCTTTATCTATTTTTTTAAATTTTAATATGATAAAATTACATTTATGTGAGTTTACGTTTGGAGGGTATAGAGTGAGAAACGCAGTACAGAAACAATTAATTTGTGTCATTGCTGTTATGTTAATGGCCAGCGTATTTTTTGTCTCTACACAAGCATCAGCTGCTCCTAAAACAGATGATATTGGCGTTGAAGCAGATGCAGCGATCTTAGTAGAGGCAAGTACGGGGAAAGTATTATACGG contains the following coding sequences:
- the guaB gene encoding IMP dehydrogenase is translated as MWESKFSKEGLTFDDVLLVPAKSEVLPKDVDMSVELTKTLKLKVPFISAGMDTVTEAEMAIAMARQGGLGIIHKNMSIEQQAEQVDKVKRSESGVITDPFFLTPENQVFAAEHLMGKYRISGVPIVNNEEEQKLVGILTNRDLRFIQDYSMQIADVMTKEELVTAPVGTTLEEAEKILQQYKIEKLPLVDDNGVLKGLITIKDIEKVIEFPNAAKDQQGRLLVGAAVGVTADSNVRIEKLVQAGVDVIVIDTAHGHSQGVLDTVSSIREAYPELNIIAGNVATAEGTKALIEAGANVVKVGIGPGSICTTRVVAGVGVPQITAVYDCATEARKHGVAIIADGGIKYSGDIVKALAAGGHTVMLGSLLAGTTESPGETEIYQGRRFKVYRGMGSVGAMEKGSKDRYFQEDNKKLVPEGIEGRLPYKGPVADTLYQMIGGLRAGMGYCGSANLEALREQAQFIRMTGAGLRESHPHDVQITKESPNYSMR
- a CDS encoding YaaC family protein → MHKFNDVWTSYNLFFSVPFVQDFLKKRYQKLNYSDAEQHSFKNSYPFIYYLEHSKNYYQVAAQSPVSVQPVLLFYGMSQLLKACLLTQNPVYPENTAVLAHGVSTRKRKKQSYDFLDDEVKIQKSGLFSQVGEELFHVKQLEGSKYTMNYLLSCVPELDTLFLNLGTGSFSHLTTIGSLPATSLSIPEQVTRCYHMNHERLYSFLKERSHLSLSLSEDQVCILDPSSCLYNCSPFMYNFQNNTLHAPLEKDSCLYFPEMLAHYLLLYNLSMISRYETEWWYELLHTYSSKDYPFILRFLEVTAQKIPYLISCYLNEHTKKD